In Micromonospora sp. WMMA1363, a genomic segment contains:
- a CDS encoding PAC2 family protein gives MLDPHELYELTDDLPDLGQPVLIQALSGFVDAGNATRLAREQLLTSLEARPIARFDLDQLFDYRSRRPVMTFVEDHWESYDAPALELHLLHDDDETPFLLLTGPEPDLQWERFVAAVAGLAARLDVRLTVGLNAIPMAVPHTRPTGVTAHATRHDLIVGYEPWLQRVQVPGSVGHLLEYRLGEQRRDALGFAAHVPHYVAQTEYPAAAEVLLTSVSRSTGLLLPRDSLRSAAEVVRVEIDRQVAQTDDASALVQSLEEQYDAFARGRGEKSLLAPETGALPTAEELGAELERFLAEQTRPNDTPGS, from the coding sequence GTGCTCGATCCACACGAGCTCTACGAACTCACCGACGATCTGCCCGACCTCGGTCAGCCTGTCCTGATCCAGGCGCTGTCCGGCTTCGTCGACGCCGGCAACGCCACCCGGCTGGCCCGGGAGCAGCTGCTCACGTCGCTCGAGGCGCGGCCAATCGCCCGGTTCGACCTCGACCAGCTCTTCGACTACCGGTCGCGCCGACCGGTGATGACCTTCGTCGAGGACCACTGGGAGTCGTACGACGCGCCGGCCCTGGAGCTGCACCTGCTCCACGACGACGATGAGACCCCGTTCCTGCTGCTCACCGGCCCGGAGCCGGACTTGCAGTGGGAGCGTTTCGTGGCGGCCGTGGCCGGCCTCGCCGCGCGGTTGGACGTCCGGCTCACCGTCGGGCTGAACGCCATCCCGATGGCGGTGCCGCACACCCGACCCACCGGCGTCACCGCGCACGCCACCCGGCACGACCTCATCGTCGGATACGAGCCCTGGCTGCAGCGTGTACAGGTGCCGGGCAGCGTGGGCCACCTGCTCGAGTACCGCCTCGGCGAGCAGCGCCGGGACGCGCTGGGCTTCGCCGCACACGTGCCGCACTACGTGGCACAGACCGAGTACCCGGCGGCGGCCGAGGTGCTGCTCACCTCGGTCAGCCGCAGCACCGGGCTACTCCTGCCCCGCGACAGCCTGCGGTCCGCCGCCGAGGTGGTCCGCGTCGAGATCGACCGGCAGGTCGCCCAGACCGACGACGCGTCCGCGCTGGTCCAGTCCCTCGAGGAACAGTACGACGCGTTCGCCCGTGGGCGCGGCGAGAAGAGCCTACTCGCCCCCGAGACCGGCGCACTGCCCACCGCCGAGGAACTCGGAGCCGAGTTGGAGCGCTTCCTCGCCGAACAGACCCGACCCAACGACACGCCCGGCAGCTGA
- a CDS encoding DUF6343 family protein: MTRSQPRRARGTVGHAYSALNLRLVLAAFGLVTMTVFAVLAFRADVVWLGVFCTIFVVVAVVDIVIIQRRRAARRREEPGARHSLFE; encoded by the coding sequence ATGACGAGATCGCAGCCTAGGCGTGCCCGCGGCACCGTCGGCCACGCCTACAGCGCGCTCAATCTCCGCCTCGTACTCGCTGCCTTCGGCCTGGTCACCATGACCGTCTTCGCCGTGCTGGCGTTCCGGGCCGACGTGGTCTGGCTGGGCGTGTTCTGCACGATCTTCGTGGTGGTCGCCGTGGTCGATATCGTGATCATCCAGCGCCGTCGCGCCGCGCGTCGCCGGGAGGAGCCGGGTGCGCGGCACTCGCTGTTCGAGTGA
- a CDS encoding GDSL-type esterase/lipase family protein, which translates to MPRRWVATAACLLALVALACESGDDATPRPTRSAAAGAGGIAALGDSITTGFGSCLVLTSCQRNSWSTGNSLRVDSHYRRLLDQDSAVRGRAYNHARPGARAEALAGQAERAVRDKPERVTVLIGANDACRGGVEAMTPVKQFRTDVDRGLRVLRTKRPKARVLVVSIPDLYRLWEVGHTNERAVRAWRRGVCPALLANPTSTDPLDQARRDTVRKRIDAYNGQLAAACRAYGSRCRYDGGAAHRVRFTLDLVNPLDSFHPNAAGQDKLAEVTWRAWGRAT; encoded by the coding sequence ATGCCTCGACGCTGGGTCGCCACCGCCGCCTGCCTGCTCGCGCTGGTAGCGCTCGCCTGCGAGAGCGGGGACGACGCGACACCACGACCCACCCGGTCCGCGGCGGCCGGGGCGGGCGGGATCGCCGCCCTGGGCGACTCGATCACCACCGGCTTCGGTTCCTGCCTGGTACTCACCTCGTGCCAGCGCAACTCCTGGTCCACCGGCAACAGCCTGCGGGTGGACAGCCACTACCGGCGGTTGCTCGACCAGGACTCCGCGGTGCGCGGTCGGGCGTACAACCACGCCCGGCCGGGGGCCCGCGCGGAGGCGCTCGCCGGGCAGGCCGAGCGGGCGGTCCGCGACAAGCCGGAGCGGGTGACCGTGCTCATCGGCGCCAACGACGCCTGCCGGGGCGGCGTGGAGGCGATGACACCGGTGAAGCAGTTCCGCACCGACGTCGACCGCGGGCTGCGAGTCCTCCGGACGAAGCGCCCGAAAGCCCGCGTACTCGTGGTCAGCATCCCGGACTTGTACCGGCTGTGGGAGGTCGGGCACACCAACGAGCGGGCGGTGCGGGCGTGGCGTCGGGGCGTCTGCCCCGCCCTGCTGGCCAACCCGACCTCGACCGACCCACTGGACCAGGCCCGCCGGGACACCGTGCGGAAGCGAATCGACGCCTACAACGGCCAGCTCGCCGCCGCGTGCCGGGCCTACGGCTCCCGTTGCCGCTACGACGGGGGCGCCGCCCACCGGGTGCGCTTCACGCTCGACCTGGTGAACCCGCTCGACTCGTTCCACCCCAACGCCGCCGGGCAGGACAAGCTGGCCGAGGTGACCTGGCGGGCATGGGGTCGGGCTACCTGA
- a CDS encoding EcsC family protein produces MTDATPADGQPVVPPPQSPAPPSGAAGAPTGVPEAPPAGLWDRMREDPQYAPEHLALEAVRRLGPEAAQWAEQVRAQQPEVSAEVLAERAVRTFVNHARLSGAVSGAAGLPGAVIDVGVLAWTQARMVLHIAAAHGVDATHVDRATDLLVLQKVHKAAQSARLALGVAAGRERAGALFGHGGQAPRGRAMVQLGVRLARMAGVRAAKRMFAKVIPGAAVILGTWANSSATKDLAARSRALYRQHGGGGLPAQRPG; encoded by the coding sequence GTGACAGATGCCACCCCCGCTGACGGCCAGCCCGTCGTCCCACCGCCGCAGTCACCGGCCCCGCCGTCCGGCGCCGCCGGAGCGCCGACCGGTGTTCCGGAGGCCCCGCCGGCCGGGCTCTGGGACCGGATGCGGGAGGACCCGCAGTACGCTCCGGAGCACCTCGCCCTGGAGGCGGTGCGCCGGCTCGGTCCGGAGGCGGCGCAGTGGGCGGAGCAGGTCCGGGCCCAACAGCCCGAGGTGTCCGCCGAGGTCCTGGCCGAGCGGGCCGTCCGCACGTTTGTCAACCACGCGCGACTCTCTGGTGCGGTCTCCGGTGCGGCGGGCCTGCCCGGCGCCGTGATCGACGTGGGCGTGCTGGCCTGGACGCAGGCCCGGATGGTGCTGCACATCGCCGCCGCCCACGGGGTGGACGCCACGCACGTCGACCGCGCGACCGACCTGCTGGTCCTGCAGAAGGTGCACAAGGCGGCCCAGAGCGCTCGGCTCGCGCTCGGCGTGGCCGCCGGTCGGGAACGCGCTGGAGCGCTCTTCGGCCACGGCGGGCAGGCCCCGCGCGGCCGCGCGATGGTGCAACTGGGCGTTCGGCTGGCTCGGATGGCCGGTGTGCGGGCCGCGAAGCGGATGTTCGCCAAGGTGATCCCCGGGGCGGCCGTCATCCTCGGCACCTGGGCAAACTCCTCGGCCACCAAGGATCTCGCGGCGCGGTCCCGGGCGCTGTACCGCCAGCACGGCGGGGGCGGGCTGCCGGCGCAGCGGCCCGGGTGA
- a CDS encoding antibiotic biosynthesis monooxygenase — MTMTNTMPVTVAIARRADPARTAEMVAWMRAGTALAEVFPGFLGAGWVRSAPDSGEWHMLYRFSDHETLRRWEESPQRHWWLASAQGIVEHTRIERRTGIEGWFDPPREQTVEPVSTEPTIPPPSPPRWKQAVTIWVAFFPLSLTATLLTSRFIPGVPLAARVLIMTLALTPLMTYLVLPRITRALGWWLHGQRAPRRLPR; from the coding sequence ATGACCATGACCAACACCATGCCGGTGACCGTCGCGATCGCGCGGCGCGCAGACCCCGCCCGGACCGCCGAGATGGTGGCGTGGATGCGCGCCGGTACCGCACTCGCCGAGGTCTTTCCCGGGTTCCTCGGGGCCGGGTGGGTCCGCAGCGCACCGGACTCCGGCGAGTGGCACATGCTCTACCGGTTCTCCGACCACGAGACCCTGCGCCGCTGGGAGGAGTCGCCGCAGCGGCACTGGTGGCTGGCGTCCGCGCAGGGCATCGTCGAGCACACCCGAATCGAGCGGCGGACGGGGATCGAGGGCTGGTTCGACCCGCCGCGGGAGCAGACCGTCGAGCCGGTCAGCACGGAGCCCACGATCCCGCCGCCGTCGCCGCCACGGTGGAAGCAGGCCGTGACGATCTGGGTGGCGTTCTTCCCGCTCAGCCTCACCGCGACGCTGCTGACCAGTCGATTCATCCCGGGTGTTCCGCTGGCGGCCCGCGTACTGATCATGACGCTGGCGCTGACACCGCTGATGACGTACCTGGTGCTGCCCCGGATCACCCGGGCGCTCGGCTGGTGGCTGCATGGCCAGCGAGCACCCCGCCGTCTACCACGTTGA
- a CDS encoding exodeoxyribonuclease III, producing MRLATWNVNSVKARLPRLLDWLDGTKPDVVCLQETKCPDGAFPVTEVGELGYTVASHSDGRWNGVAILSRVGLADVTVGFPAEPGFPDPEARALAATCGRLRVWSVYVPNGRTPDDPHYAYKLAWLAALRDALEVELTGGLPVAVCGDFNVAPTDADVWDPALFTQSTHVTPAERAALAALRDLGLADVVPTPMKGPHPFTYWDYRAGMFHQNKGMRIDLVYASAPFARTVRSAYVDREARKGKGPSDHAPIVVDADLVPAVESF from the coding sequence ATGCGCCTGGCGACGTGGAACGTCAATTCCGTGAAGGCCCGCCTGCCCCGGCTGCTCGACTGGCTGGACGGCACGAAGCCTGACGTCGTCTGCCTGCAGGAGACCAAGTGCCCGGACGGCGCGTTCCCGGTCACCGAGGTCGGCGAACTGGGCTACACGGTGGCCAGCCACAGCGACGGCCGGTGGAACGGGGTCGCCATCCTGTCCCGCGTCGGCCTGGCCGACGTCACCGTCGGTTTTCCCGCCGAGCCGGGCTTCCCCGACCCGGAGGCCCGTGCTCTCGCCGCCACCTGCGGCCGGCTGCGGGTCTGGTCGGTGTACGTGCCGAACGGTCGGACGCCGGACGACCCGCACTACGCGTACAAGCTGGCCTGGCTCGCCGCGCTACGGGACGCGCTGGAGGTCGAGCTGACCGGCGGGCTGCCGGTGGCGGTCTGCGGCGACTTCAACGTCGCCCCCACCGACGCCGACGTGTGGGATCCGGCGCTGTTCACCCAATCCACGCACGTCACCCCGGCCGAGCGGGCCGCCCTCGCGGCGCTGCGCGACCTGGGCCTGGCCGACGTGGTGCCGACTCCGATGAAGGGCCCCCACCCGTTCACCTACTGGGACTACCGCGCCGGGATGTTCCACCAGAACAAGGGCATGCGGATCGACCTGGTGTACGCCTCGGCACCGTTCGCCCGTACGGTCCGCTCGGCGTACGTGGACCGGGAGGCCCGCAAGGGCAAGGGACCCTCCGACCACGCCCCGATCGTCGTCGACGCCGATCTGGTCCCGGCCGTGGAATCGTTCTGA
- a CDS encoding protein phosphatase 2C domain-containing protein, with protein sequence MTLKLRSFGTSDRGLIRSGNQDARYAGTWLVAVADGMGGMAAGDVASSIAIDSIAPLDVATPEDALVAALQGGIQVTTTRIRQAVREDSERQGMGTTLTALLFARTGSCLALAHVGDSRAYLFREGVLKQITRDDTFVQMLVDQGVITPDQASSHPRRAVVTQALQGAEVSPSYATMLPWAGDRWLLCSDGLSNVVRPETLAEVLAEYRDRADCARKLIDLALRAGGPDNVTVIVADVVEE encoded by the coding sequence ATGACCCTGAAGCTGCGTTCGTTCGGCACGAGCGACCGTGGGCTGATCCGCAGCGGGAATCAGGACGCCCGCTACGCCGGCACCTGGCTCGTGGCTGTCGCCGACGGCATGGGCGGAATGGCCGCCGGTGACGTGGCCAGCTCCATCGCGATCGACTCCATCGCCCCGCTGGATGTGGCGACCCCGGAGGACGCGCTGGTCGCCGCGTTACAGGGCGGCATCCAGGTGACCACCACCCGGATCCGGCAGGCCGTCCGCGAGGACTCGGAGCGGCAGGGCATGGGGACGACGCTGACCGCGCTGCTCTTCGCCCGGACGGGGAGCTGCCTGGCGCTGGCTCACGTCGGCGACTCGCGGGCGTACCTGTTCCGCGAGGGCGTGCTCAAACAGATCACCCGGGACGACACCTTCGTGCAGATGCTCGTCGACCAGGGGGTCATCACGCCCGACCAGGCGAGCAGCCATCCCCGCCGCGCCGTCGTCACCCAGGCGTTGCAGGGCGCGGAGGTTTCCCCCTCCTATGCCACGATGCTGCCCTGGGCCGGTGACCGCTGGCTGCTCTGCAGCGACGGCCTGTCCAACGTGGTCCGCCCGGAAACCCTCGCCGAGGTGCTCGCCGAGTACCGCGACCGGGCCGACTGCGCCCGGAAGTTGATCGACCTGGCACTGCGCGCGGGCGGCCCGGACAACGTCACCGTGATTGTCGCCGACGTGGTGGAGGAGTAG
- a CDS encoding NADP-dependent succinic semialdehyde dehydrogenase: MPIATINPATGQTLKSYDALSVEQVDAAIERADHAYRQLRDTTVAQRGRWLVATADLLEAERDETARLMTTEMGKTYAAARAEVTKCATACRFYAAKAPEFLADEPADAAAVKAARAFVRYQPIGPVLAVMPWNFPLWQVFRFAAPALMAGNTGLLKHASNVPQTALRLADLFRRAGFPDAAFTTLLVGSDAVDGILSDPRVRAATLTGSERAGRSIAQIAGRELKKTVLELGGSDPFVVMPSADLDRAAAVATTARCQNNGQSCIAAKRFIVHTEVFDAFAERFAARMSALRLGDPMDEATDVGPLASEGGRGEIDAQVRDAVDQGATILCGGEQPAGEGWYYPPTVVTDLTPEMRMWTEEVFGPVAGLYRVSSYDEAIEVANGTAFGLGSNAWTREPQEQERFATDLDAGNVFVNGMTTSFPELPFGGVKNSGYGRELSALGMREFCNTKTVWVGGDGGGAASAGAHAE; the protein is encoded by the coding sequence ATGCCCATCGCCACCATCAATCCCGCCACCGGGCAGACGCTCAAGTCCTACGACGCGCTGTCGGTCGAGCAGGTCGACGCCGCGATCGAGCGGGCGGACCACGCGTACCGGCAGCTGCGCGACACCACCGTCGCGCAGCGCGGCCGCTGGCTCGTCGCGACCGCCGACCTGCTGGAGGCCGAGCGCGACGAGACCGCCCGCCTGATGACCACCGAGATGGGCAAGACGTACGCCGCCGCGCGGGCCGAGGTGACCAAGTGCGCCACCGCCTGCCGCTTCTACGCGGCGAAGGCGCCCGAGTTCCTCGCCGACGAGCCCGCCGACGCGGCAGCCGTCAAGGCCGCCCGGGCGTTCGTCCGATACCAGCCGATCGGTCCGGTGCTCGCGGTGATGCCCTGGAACTTCCCGCTCTGGCAGGTGTTCCGCTTCGCCGCGCCGGCGCTGATGGCCGGCAACACCGGCCTGCTCAAGCATGCCTCCAACGTGCCGCAAACCGCCCTGCGGCTGGCGGACCTGTTCCGTCGCGCCGGCTTCCCCGACGCAGCGTTCACCACGCTGCTGGTCGGCTCCGACGCGGTGGACGGGATCCTCAGCGACCCCCGGGTGCGGGCCGCCACGCTGACCGGCAGCGAGCGGGCCGGGCGATCGATCGCCCAGATCGCCGGCCGAGAGCTGAAGAAGACCGTGCTGGAACTCGGCGGCAGCGACCCGTTCGTGGTGATGCCCTCGGCCGACCTGGACCGGGCCGCCGCGGTGGCCACCACCGCCCGCTGCCAGAACAACGGCCAGTCCTGCATCGCCGCGAAACGCTTCATCGTGCATACCGAGGTGTTCGACGCCTTCGCCGAGCGGTTCGCGGCGCGCATGTCCGCGCTGCGACTGGGTGATCCGATGGACGAGGCCACCGACGTGGGACCGCTGGCCAGCGAGGGCGGCCGGGGCGAGATCGACGCCCAGGTCCGGGACGCGGTCGACCAGGGCGCCACGATTCTGTGTGGCGGTGAGCAGCCGGCCGGGGAGGGCTGGTACTACCCGCCCACCGTCGTCACCGACCTCACGCCGGAGATGCGGATGTGGACCGAGGAGGTCTTCGGCCCGGTCGCCGGGCTGTACCGCGTGTCGTCGTACGACGAGGCGATCGAGGTGGCCAACGGCACCGCGTTCGGGCTCGGCTCCAACGCGTGGACCCGGGAACCGCAGGAGCAGGAGCGCTTCGCCACCGACCTGGACGCGGGAAACGTCTTCGTCAACGGCATGACCACATCCTTCCCGGAGCTGCCGTTCGGCGGCGTGAAGAACTCCGGGTACGGGCGGGAGCTGTCCGCCCTGGGCATGCGGGAGTTCTGCAACACCAAGACCGTGTGGGTCGGCGGTGACGGCGGCGGCGCCGCGTCGGCCGGCGCGCACGCCGAGTGA